In Nostoc sp. GT001, a genomic segment contains:
- the nblR gene encoding response regulator transcription factor NblR yields the protein MTVAQSPCVLVIETDESLANQLSCDLQEAGYESILAHDATSGLEHCRDRQPALIVLDRMLAGESGLSLCKNMRSTGMRSPVLILMARDTVDDRVACLEAGADDYILKPYRSEDFLKLIRLYLKPDVDTTEQLRFGDLILDIATRRAIHNGRPIDLTMKEFELLKFLMEHPREVLTREQILENVWGYDFLGESNVIEVYIRYLRLKIEDEGQKRLIQTVRGVGYVLRES from the coding sequence ATGACAGTTGCTCAAAGTCCCTGTGTTTTGGTGATTGAAACCGATGAGAGCCTTGCAAATCAGCTTTCTTGCGATTTGCAAGAAGCAGGTTATGAATCAATTTTGGCTCATGATGCGACGAGTGGTTTAGAACACTGTCGTGATCGCCAACCTGCTTTAATTGTTTTAGACCGGATGCTAGCAGGAGAATCAGGACTATCATTGTGCAAAAATATGAGAAGCACTGGTATGCGATCGCCTGTATTAATTTTAATGGCAAGGGATACAGTTGACGATCGTGTAGCTTGTCTAGAAGCTGGAGCGGATGATTACATCCTCAAACCTTACCGCTCAGAAGACTTTTTGAAGTTGATTCGCCTCTACTTAAAACCCGATGTGGATACCACAGAGCAATTACGCTTTGGGGATTTAATTTTAGACATAGCAACTCGCCGTGCCATACACAACGGACGACCAATTGACTTGACAATGAAGGAATTTGAACTATTAAAATTCTTAATGGAACATCCTCGTGAGGTGTTAACCCGCGAACAAATTCTAGAAAATGTTTGGGGTTACGACTTTCTGGGTGAGTCGAATGTAATTGAAGTGTACATCCGTTACTTGCGGTTAAAAATCGAAGATGAAGGTCAAAAGCGCCTCATTCAAACAGTGCGAGGCGTAGGGTACGTTTTAAGAGAATCCTAG
- a CDS encoding ribonuclease H-like domain-containing protein → MTLPDFQVSDRDLSDATLSQYLESPAIAVDTETMGLLPLRDRLCLVQLCNLEGKVTAIRIGKGQTDAPNLKKLLEAVNVVKVFHFARFDLATLRANLGIQVRPIFCTKIASKLARTYTNRHGLKDVVQELEQVELDKSSQSSDWGNAVSLSEAQLSYAANDVRYLLSVQQKLIQMLKREERWQIAQECFEFLPTIVSLDLLQFKDLFEH, encoded by the coding sequence ATGACATTACCAGATTTTCAGGTGAGCGATCGCGACCTCAGTGACGCAACCCTTAGCCAGTATTTAGAATCTCCAGCGATCGCAGTTGATACAGAAACGATGGGATTATTGCCCCTGCGCGATCGCTTGTGTCTCGTCCAACTGTGCAATCTTGAAGGGAAAGTGACTGCAATCCGCATAGGCAAAGGACAAACTGACGCCCCCAACTTAAAAAAACTCTTGGAAGCAGTCAATGTTGTGAAAGTGTTTCACTTTGCTCGATTTGACTTGGCCACTTTGCGAGCCAATCTGGGGATTCAGGTAAGGCCAATTTTTTGTACCAAAATTGCCAGTAAATTAGCCCGTACTTACACAAATCGTCACGGACTAAAAGACGTTGTACAAGAGTTAGAACAAGTGGAACTAGATAAAAGCTCTCAAAGTTCTGATTGGGGTAATGCCGTTAGCTTATCTGAAGCTCAACTAAGTTATGCTGCCAATGATGTGCGCTACTTACTTAGCGTGCAGCAGAAGTTAATACAAATGCTCAAACGAGAAGAACGTTGGCAAATTGCTCAAGAATGTTTTGAGTTTCTACCAACTATAGTTTCTTTAGATTTGTTGCAATTCAAGGATCTATTTGAACACTAA
- a CDS encoding CAP domain-containing protein yields the protein MFRQTAFGIALSALVLASGLTTAPIPNHTSTNTSTRNKLLSLFSSQVAISTPTFKTTELEKSVFDQINRYRVSKGLPKLTLNTNLTRQARIHSQNMAKGKTPFSHQGFEGRVKAIPIRYNSAAENVAFNRGYSNPVEEAVTGWIKSPGHLKNLKGNYNLTGIGVATNNQGEVYLTQLFFRAR from the coding sequence ATGTTCCGACAAACTGCTTTTGGCATCGCTTTAAGTGCGCTTGTCCTTGCTAGTGGATTAACGACTGCTCCGATACCAAATCATACTTCTACGAATACATCCACCCGTAATAAGCTGTTGTCGCTTTTTTCTAGTCAGGTTGCAATATCGACTCCTACTTTTAAAACTACTGAGCTAGAAAAATCAGTATTTGACCAAATTAATCGATATCGGGTTTCTAAAGGACTGCCAAAGTTGACTTTAAATACAAATTTGACTCGACAAGCCAGAATTCATAGTCAAAATATGGCTAAAGGCAAAACCCCATTTAGCCATCAGGGATTTGAAGGGCGAGTCAAAGCTATCCCGATTCGCTACAACAGTGCAGCGGAAAATGTAGCTTTTAACCGGGGATATAGCAACCCTGTGGAGGAAGCTGTTACTGGCTGGATCAAAAGTCCTGGACACCTAAAGAACCTTAAAGGAAATTACAACCTGACTGGAATTGGCGTTGCTACTAATAATCAAGGCGAAGTCTACCTAACACAACTGTTTTTTCGGGCTAGGTAG
- the pdxA gene encoding 4-hydroxythreonine-4-phosphate dehydrogenase PdxA produces the protein MYQNNQGGLINFVKENRPRLALTLGDPAGIGLEVILKALADPEIRKKYDVTVVGNGDLLAQIYHKLNLTENLVALANPDELSVSDVQLDEKIKDQIISGIGNAASGAASFAYMEYAIAQTLAGKFDGIVTGPIAKSAWKAAGYNYPGQTELLAQKSGVDRFGMLFVARSPHTNWALRALLATTHIPLRQVADTLTPQLLTQKLDLLVECLEKDFGIYRGRIAIAGLNPHSGEQGQLGHEEQDWLIPWLEQERQNRPQLQLDGPIPPDTMWVKPGQAWYGNSLVQNPADGYLALYHDQGLIPVKLMAFDRAVNTSIGLPFVRTSPDHGTAFDIAGKGIADATSMKAAIHLAAELVGQRLAATKL, from the coding sequence ATGTATCAAAATAATCAAGGTGGTTTAATAAATTTTGTGAAAGAGAATCGTCCGCGTTTGGCGCTGACGCTCGGAGATCCGGCGGGGATTGGGCTGGAGGTGATTTTGAAAGCTTTAGCCGATCCAGAAATTCGTAAAAAATATGACGTTACAGTAGTGGGTAACGGAGATTTGCTGGCACAGATTTATCACAAACTGAATTTAACTGAGAATTTAGTAGCTTTGGCAAATCCAGATGAGTTGTCAGTCAGCGATGTGCAGTTGGATGAAAAAATTAAAGATCAAATTATTTCAGGAATAGGTAATGCAGCCAGTGGTGCGGCTAGTTTTGCGTATATGGAATATGCGATCGCTCAAACACTCGCTGGTAAATTTGATGGTATTGTCACAGGGCCGATCGCTAAATCTGCTTGGAAAGCCGCAGGATATAATTATCCAGGGCAAACAGAACTTTTGGCACAAAAATCAGGTGTTGACCGTTTTGGGATGTTATTTGTGGCGCGATCGCCCCATACTAATTGGGCACTCCGCGCCTTACTTGCTACCACACATATTCCCCTGCGTCAAGTAGCTGATACATTGACACCGCAGTTGCTGACACAGAAATTGGATTTGCTGGTGGAGTGTTTAGAGAAAGATTTTGGTATATATAGAGGGAGAATTGCGATCGCAGGTTTGAATCCCCACAGTGGCGAACAGGGACAACTTGGACATGAAGAACAAGATTGGTTAATTCCCTGGTTGGAGCAAGAGCGACAAAATAGGCCACAATTACAGTTAGATGGGCCGATACCGCCAGATACGATGTGGGTTAAACCTGGTCAAGCTTGGTATGGAAATTCTTTAGTACAAAATCCCGCTGATGGCTACTTGGCACTTTACCACGACCAAGGCTTAATTCCTGTGAAGCTGATGGCGTTTGATCGGGCAGTTAATACTTCTATTGGTCTTCCTTTCGTTCGCACTTCACCCGACCACGGCACAGCGTTTGATATTGCAGGTAAAGGAATTGCTGATGCTACGAGTATGAAAGCAGCGATACATTTAGCGGCTGAGTTGGTTGGTCAAAGATTGGCGGCGACAAAACTATGA
- a CDS encoding SDR family oxidoreductase, with translation MTLLIVGATGTLGRQVARRAIDEGYKVRCLVRSSKKAAFLKEWGAELVPGNLRYPDTLAEALVGVTQVIDASTSRPTDSLSIKQVDWEGKVALIQAAKAAGVERFIFFSILDADKYPEVPLMEIKRCTELFLAESGLNYTILRLAGFMQGLIGQYGIPILEGQPVWVTGNSSPIAYMDTQDIAKFAIRALSVPETENQAFPVVGTRAWSAEEIINLCERLSGKDARVTRMPITLLRAVRGIMRFFQWGWNVADRLAFTEVLASGKQLNASMDDVYTVFGLDPQQTTTLESYLQEYFSRIMKKLKEVDYQKNKNKKQKPKKTPFKQSSKANSQ, from the coding sequence ATGACATTATTAATCGTCGGTGCCACTGGCACCTTAGGAAGACAAGTGGCTCGTCGTGCTATCGATGAGGGATATAAAGTACGCTGTCTTGTCCGCAGCAGTAAAAAAGCAGCTTTTCTTAAAGAATGGGGTGCAGAACTCGTCCCCGGAAATTTACGTTACCCCGATACCCTAGCGGAAGCTTTAGTTGGTGTAACCCAAGTTATTGATGCCTCAACCTCTCGTCCTACAGATTCATTGAGTATCAAACAAGTGGACTGGGAAGGCAAAGTAGCATTGATTCAAGCAGCAAAAGCAGCGGGTGTTGAGCGTTTTATTTTCTTTTCGATTTTAGATGCTGATAAATATCCAGAAGTGCCGCTCATGGAAATTAAGCGGTGTACAGAACTATTCTTGGCTGAGTCAGGCTTGAATTATACCATCTTGCGGCTAGCTGGGTTTATGCAAGGGTTAATCGGTCAGTATGGAATTCCCATTTTGGAAGGACAGCCAGTTTGGGTAACAGGTAATTCTTCTCCTATCGCTTATATGGACACTCAGGACATTGCTAAGTTTGCTATCCGAGCATTGAGTGTACCAGAAACGGAAAACCAAGCTTTTCCTGTAGTCGGTACTCGTGCATGGAGTGCAGAAGAAATTATCAACCTGTGCGAACGCTTATCTGGAAAAGATGCCAGAGTAACGCGGATGCCAATAACCTTACTGCGTGCTGTACGGGGCATAATGCGATTCTTTCAGTGGGGATGGAACGTAGCAGACAGGCTGGCGTTTACAGAAGTATTGGCTAGTGGTAAACAGTTAAATGCTTCAATGGATGATGTATACACAGTGTTTGGTTTAGATCCGCAACAAACCACAACCCTAGAAAGTTATCTCCAAGAGTACTTCAGCCGAATCATGAAGAAGCTCAAAGAAGTAGACTACCAAAAAAATAAAAATAAAAAGCAGAAACCTAAAAAAACTCCTTTTAAACAATCTTCAAAAGCTAATAGTCAATAG
- the alaS gene encoding alanine--tRNA ligase: MSSNPQYLSGNEIRNIFLDFFAQREHQILPSASLVPEDPTVLLTIAGMLPFKPIFLGQRTPEFKRATTSQKCIRTNDIENVGRTKRHHTFFEMLGNFSFGDYFKEQAIAWGWEISTQVFGFSPQNLVVSVFEDDDEAFAIWRDQIGVPVARIKRLGEDDNFWVSGPTGPCSPCSEIYYDFHPERGDENIDLEDDSRFIEFYNLVFMQYNRDASGNLTPLQNKNIDTGMGLDRMAQILQKVPNNYETDLIFPIIQTAGQIAGVDYHSSDEKTKTSLKVIGDHIRAVIHMIADEIRASNVGRGYVLRRLIRRVVRHGRLIGISGEFTTQVAETAIALSESAYPNVRQREAAIKAELQREESNFLRTLDRGEKLLEEIIQEVKQRGETQISGESAFTLYDTYGFPLELTQEVAEENNLTVDETGFNIEMQKQVERAKAAHETIDLTVQGSLDKLAEHIKVTEFIGYTQPAATAKVEAILVEGVCQEEAEAGTEVQIVLDKTPFYAESGGQIGDRGYISGDGIVVRVEDVKKESDFFVHFGRIERGTLRVGDRVTAQIDPACRRRAQANHTATHLLQAALKKIVDDGISQAGSLVSFDRLRFDFNCPRALTAEEVQQIEEQVNSWIAEAHAAKVEVLPIAEAKARGAVAMFGEKYGEEVRVIDFPSVSMELCGGTHVSNTAEIGVFKIISEAGVASGVRRIEAVSGPAILDYLNLRDKVVKDLSDRFKVKPEELPDRITSLQSELRNSQKELETLKVQLAIAKSDSLLQTAQTVGDSKIIVAQLEDVDPESLKTAAERLLQKIGNGAVVLGSVPEVGKVSIVAAFSPEVNKKGLQAGKFVGAIAKICGGGGGGRPNLAQADGRDASKLPDALAQAESDLKSALA, encoded by the coding sequence ATGTCTTCAAATCCCCAGTACCTAAGCGGTAACGAAATTCGCAACATATTTCTCGACTTCTTTGCTCAACGGGAACACCAAATTCTCCCAAGTGCCTCCCTCGTGCCAGAAGATCCAACCGTGCTGCTGACGATCGCGGGGATGCTACCATTTAAGCCAATATTCTTAGGGCAGCGCACACCAGAATTTAAGCGGGCTACGACTTCGCAAAAGTGTATCCGTACCAACGACATTGAGAATGTCGGACGCACCAAACGGCATCACACCTTTTTTGAGATGCTGGGTAATTTTAGCTTTGGTGATTATTTTAAAGAACAAGCGATCGCTTGGGGTTGGGAAATCTCCACGCAAGTCTTTGGCTTTTCCCCCCAAAATCTCGTCGTCAGCGTTTTTGAAGATGATGATGAAGCTTTTGCAATTTGGCGCGATCAAATCGGTGTGCCAGTAGCGAGAATTAAACGCTTGGGTGAAGATGATAACTTTTGGGTATCTGGCCCGACTGGCCCTTGTAGCCCTTGTTCCGAAATTTATTATGATTTCCACCCAGAACGCGGTGACGAAAATATCGATTTAGAAGATGATTCTCGATTCATCGAGTTTTACAACCTCGTCTTCATGCAATATAACCGGGATGCTTCCGGGAATTTAACGCCGCTGCAAAACAAAAACATCGACACCGGCATGGGTTTGGATAGAATGGCGCAAATTCTCCAAAAAGTACCCAATAACTACGAAACTGACCTGATTTTTCCAATTATCCAAACAGCAGGGCAAATTGCTGGTGTTGATTACCACAGCAGTGATGAAAAAACCAAAACTTCCCTAAAAGTCATTGGCGATCATATTCGGGCTGTCATCCACATGATTGCTGATGAAATTCGCGCTTCCAATGTGGGACGGGGTTATGTACTGCGGCGGTTAATTCGGCGGGTGGTGCGTCATGGGCGATTAATTGGAATTTCTGGCGAATTTACTACCCAAGTTGCCGAAACTGCGATCGCTCTTTCAGAATCAGCTTACCCCAATGTCCGCCAACGAGAAGCAGCAATTAAAGCTGAGTTGCAACGGGAAGAATCTAATTTCCTCAGAACTCTGGATAGAGGCGAAAAACTCCTCGAAGAAATCATCCAAGAGGTGAAACAGCGAGGGGAAACTCAAATTAGCGGTGAAAGCGCATTTACCCTCTACGACACCTACGGATTTCCCTTAGAACTGACTCAAGAAGTTGCAGAGGAAAATAATCTGACAGTCGATGAAACGGGATTCAATATCGAAATGCAAAAACAGGTGGAACGTGCCAAAGCAGCACATGAAACCATCGATTTAACTGTACAAGGTTCTCTCGACAAATTAGCAGAACACATTAAAGTCACCGAATTTATCGGCTATACCCAACCTGCTGCAACTGCGAAAGTTGAAGCGATATTAGTAGAAGGTGTTTGCCAAGAGGAAGCAGAAGCGGGGACAGAAGTGCAAATTGTCCTTGACAAAACGCCATTTTATGCTGAATCTGGGGGACAAATCGGCGATCGCGGTTATATCTCTGGTGATGGTATCGTTGTTCGCGTAGAAGACGTGAAGAAAGAATCTGATTTCTTTGTTCACTTCGGACGCATTGAACGCGGTACACTGCGCGTAGGCGATCGCGTCACCGCCCAAATCGATCCAGCTTGTCGCCGTCGCGCCCAAGCAAACCATACCGCAACGCACCTATTGCAAGCGGCATTGAAGAAAATTGTTGATGATGGCATATCTCAAGCAGGTTCCCTGGTTTCCTTTGATCGGTTGCGCTTCGACTTCAACTGTCCCCGCGCGTTGACAGCAGAGGAAGTGCAACAAATTGAAGAACAGGTGAACAGTTGGATTGCTGAGGCTCATGCTGCCAAAGTGGAAGTATTACCAATAGCCGAGGCGAAAGCTAGGGGTGCTGTTGCCATGTTCGGGGAAAAATACGGTGAGGAAGTGCGCGTGATTGACTTTCCTAGCGTATCAATGGAACTATGCGGTGGAACTCATGTCAGTAATACTGCTGAAATTGGCGTCTTCAAGATTATCTCGGAAGCTGGTGTCGCTTCTGGAGTACGGCGCATTGAAGCCGTTTCGGGGCCAGCAATCCTAGATTATCTCAACCTGCGGGATAAAGTAGTTAAAGATTTGAGCGATCGCTTTAAAGTTAAACCTGAAGAATTGCCAGACAGAATCACAAGTCTGCAAAGCGAACTGAGAAATAGCCAGAAGGAATTAGAAACCTTGAAGGTACAGTTAGCGATCGCTAAATCAGACAGCTTGCTACAAACAGCCCAAACCGTAGGCGATTCTAAAATTATTGTCGCCCAATTAGAAGATGTCGATCCAGAATCATTGAAGACCGCAGCCGAACGCTTGTTGCAAAAAATCGGTAACGGTGCGGTGGTACTGGGTTCTGTTCCAGAAGTTGGGAAAGTGAGTATAGTTGCAGCTTTTAGTCCAGAAGTGAACAAAAAAGGTTTGCAAGCTGGTAAATTTGTGGGTGCGATCGCTAAAATCTGCGGCGGCGGCGGCGGCGGAAGACCAAACCTAGCCCAAGCCGACGGACGCGATGCAAGTAAATTACCAGATGCGTTGGCACAAGCGGAAAGTGATTTAAAGTCCGCGTTAGCTTAA
- a CDS encoding class I SAM-dependent methyltransferase has product MDQQFQHPMLPQPTHDELARQNFVQTMKMHIFRNISPGNKEIYEKLAKPKFEQEHQRPPQNRYEIREVMQHQPYYRWTGALKRINQEMLWDAVNANVDRQLPELIERAKDKGGELGTLTLDPNFQIPNYQKAVDIHCMPGGYHSEFTADDVAAGATYDRGAYVYGLGWLGPLNDDMGLSIVQNYLLAEFPNFRPRKILDMGCSIGNSTLPYVDGFPDAEVHAVDIGASILRYAHARAEALGKRVHFSQQNAEHTNFPDASFDLVVSHILLHEIPPSSVRKVMQESYRLLAPGGMMIHLEAPLYHHMDVYTQFIYDWETANNNEPFWSAVRDLDLLPLVTEAGFAADKTFEKFVPNGAWKAKETNGLFKNGNSATQGTWFVVAATK; this is encoded by the coding sequence ATGGATCAACAATTCCAACACCCAATGTTACCGCAACCCACTCACGACGAGTTGGCACGCCAAAACTTTGTGCAAACTATGAAAATGCACATTTTCAGGAATATATCTCCTGGTAATAAAGAAATTTATGAAAAACTAGCCAAGCCGAAGTTTGAACAAGAACATCAGCGCCCTCCCCAGAATCGTTATGAAATTCGGGAAGTAATGCAGCACCAACCCTACTATCGCTGGACTGGTGCCCTAAAACGCATTAACCAGGAAATGTTATGGGATGCAGTAAATGCCAACGTTGACAGACAACTACCAGAGTTGATTGAGCGTGCCAAAGATAAGGGTGGTGAACTGGGTACTTTAACCCTAGATCCAAATTTTCAAATACCTAATTATCAAAAGGCTGTAGACATTCACTGTATGCCCGGAGGATATCACAGTGAATTCACTGCCGATGATGTCGCAGCCGGTGCAACCTACGATCGCGGCGCTTACGTTTATGGACTCGGTTGGTTGGGGCCGCTCAACGATGATATGGGGCTATCTATAGTCCAAAACTACCTTTTAGCAGAGTTTCCCAACTTTCGACCGAGAAAAATCCTCGATATGGGATGTTCTATTGGCAATAGCACATTACCTTATGTCGATGGTTTCCCAGATGCAGAAGTCCATGCTGTAGATATAGGCGCATCTATACTGCGTTATGCTCATGCAAGAGCCGAAGCCTTGGGAAAACGGGTACACTTCTCTCAGCAAAATGCCGAACATACTAACTTCCCCGATGCATCATTTGACTTAGTGGTTTCTCACATTTTGCTGCATGAAATCCCCCCGTCATCTGTGCGTAAAGTTATGCAAGAGTCTTATCGTCTACTGGCTCCTGGTGGCATGATGATTCATCTAGAAGCACCCCTATATCATCACATGGATGTTTATACACAGTTTATTTATGATTGGGAAACCGCTAACAACAACGAACCTTTCTGGAGTGCTGTACGCGATTTAGATTTGCTACCCTTAGTTACTGAGGCTGGTTTTGCAGCAGATAAGACATTCGAGAAATTTGTCCCGAATGGGGCATGGAAAGCAAAAGAAACTAATGGCCTGTTTAAAAATGGTAACTCAGCCACCCAAGGCACTTGGTTTGTGGTTGCCGCAACTAAGTAA
- a CDS encoding response regulator transcription factor, giving the protein MVMVTATTPKILIVDDDFGVRNLVYRFLSRKYQIESAADGKTALSLFEQFNPALVILDWNLPDVTGYSLCQEMQSRTNVLVLILTSRTDEADKIKILSAGADDFMTKPFSLAEVEVRVEALLRRIRYINPSPTQRIVFKQLVINPEGREVTLNDKTLALTALEFNILHFLASHPNQAWSRPQLIQKIWGCDYVGDGRVVDVHIGQLRKKMEVDPSIPEFIKTVRGYGYKFEAPDENTTS; this is encoded by the coding sequence ATGGTTATGGTTACTGCTACTACTCCCAAAATTCTGATTGTTGATGACGACTTCGGCGTGCGAAATCTCGTCTATCGTTTTTTAAGTCGGAAATATCAAATAGAGTCCGCAGCAGATGGTAAGACTGCCTTATCGTTGTTTGAGCAATTCAACCCAGCTTTAGTAATTCTGGATTGGAATTTGCCGGATGTTACTGGTTATAGCCTTTGCCAAGAAATGCAGAGTCGTACTAATGTTTTAGTGCTGATATTGACTAGTAGGACTGATGAGGCTGATAAAATTAAAATCTTAAGCGCAGGTGCTGATGATTTCATGACTAAACCATTTAGTCTTGCAGAAGTTGAAGTTAGAGTAGAGGCTCTTTTGAGGCGGATACGCTACATCAATCCCTCCCCAACACAACGTATCGTTTTCAAGCAGCTAGTAATTAATCCAGAGGGACGCGAGGTAACACTTAACGATAAAACTCTTGCCTTAACAGCGCTGGAATTTAATATCTTACATTTTTTGGCAAGTCATCCTAATCAGGCTTGGAGTCGTCCACAGCTAATCCAAAAAATCTGGGGTTGCGATTACGTAGGAGATGGCCGGGTGGTTGATGTGCATATTGGTCAGCTTCGCAAAAAGATGGAAGTCGATCCCAGCATACCGGAGTTTATTAAAACTGTGCGGGGCTATGGTTATAAGTTTGAAGCGCCCGACGAAAATACTACTTCCTGA
- a CDS encoding copper chaperone has translation MALKLKVSDITFEECAEIITESIYVMEPEIKVNVEINAKTVTVESETSEESIKQVIVAAGYAGEGYRSDSSFSQKKFRL, from the coding sequence ATGGCACTAAAACTGAAAGTATCAGATATTACTTTTGAAGAATGTGCCGAAATAATTACTGAGTCTATCTACGTTATGGAACCTGAGATCAAAGTGAATGTTGAGATTAACGCTAAAACTGTCACGGTGGAGTCCGAAACTTCTGAGGAGTCAATCAAACAGGTAATTGTTGCTGCTGGTTACGCTGGAGAAGGTTATCGTTCGGATTCCAGCTTTTCACAGAAGAAGTTTAGACTTTAA
- a CDS encoding NAD(+) kinase has translation MPKAGIIYNDVKPIAGRVAIELKDKLTAVGWNVCITSSIGGILGYPNPESPVCHTPIDGLTPPGFDSDMEFAVVLGGDGTVLAASRQVAPCGIPLLTVNTGHMGFLTETFLNQLPQALEQAMAGEYEIEERAMLNVKVFRDDSVLWEALCLNEMVLHREPLTSMCHFEIAIGHHAPVDIAADGVIVSTPTGSTAYSLSAGGPVVTPGVPVLQLVPICPHSLASRALVFPDTESVNIYPVNIPRLVMVVDGNGGCYILPEDRVYMERSQYSARFIRLQQPEFFRILREKLGWGLPHIAKPTSVELP, from the coding sequence GTGCCGAAAGCAGGCATTATCTACAATGACGTTAAACCGATAGCGGGCCGTGTCGCTATTGAGTTGAAAGACAAGCTAACCGCAGTCGGTTGGAATGTATGTATCACATCGAGTATTGGTGGTATACTGGGCTACCCTAATCCTGAGAGTCCTGTGTGCCACACCCCCATTGATGGTCTGACACCCCCTGGTTTTGACTCAGATATGGAGTTTGCAGTGGTATTGGGGGGAGACGGCACTGTTCTAGCAGCGTCTCGTCAAGTAGCCCCTTGTGGTATTCCACTGCTAACAGTGAATACCGGCCACATGGGATTTTTGACGGAAACTTTCCTGAATCAATTGCCCCAAGCACTAGAACAGGCGATGGCAGGTGAGTATGAAATTGAAGAACGAGCTATGCTCAATGTCAAAGTGTTTCGGGATGATTCAGTGCTATGGGAAGCCCTATGCCTGAATGAAATGGTGCTACACCGAGAACCTTTGACCTCTATGTGCCATTTTGAAATTGCCATAGGGCATCATGCGCCAGTAGATATTGCCGCAGATGGTGTGATTGTTTCTACGCCTACTGGTTCTACAGCTTACTCATTGAGTGCTGGTGGCCCAGTGGTAACTCCTGGCGTACCTGTTTTACAACTAGTACCCATTTGTCCCCATTCCCTAGCTTCTAGAGCATTGGTATTTCCAGATACTGAATCGGTCAATATCTACCCAGTCAATATCCCTCGACTGGTAATGGTAGTAGATGGGAATGGAGGGTGCTATATATTACCAGAAGATCGAGTATATATGGAGCGATCGCAATATAGTGCCCGATTTATTCGCCTGCAACAGCCTGAGTTTTTCCGAATTTTGCGAGAAAAATTAGGTTGGGGTTTACCACATATCGCTAAACCAACTTCTGTCGAATTACCGTAA
- a CDS encoding CAP domain-containing protein: MIKQIVYSVVLGTIALSGGTIATSATNPACTPVPSNVSNNTNQVAANSMDTAAIEQSIFNQINNYRASQGLPALTRNSAIDNQVRLHSKNMANGTVSFGHSGFSERLNAIDVSYRGAAENVAYNQGYGDPATKAVQGWLKSPGHLANIRGNYNLTGIGVAKNSQGAIYFTQIFIRS; the protein is encoded by the coding sequence ATGATCAAACAAATAGTTTACAGCGTTGTTTTAGGCACTATTGCTCTCAGTGGTGGAACGATCGCTACTTCTGCAACAAATCCAGCTTGTACGCCAGTACCTTCTAATGTATCGAATAACACTAATCAAGTTGCAGCAAATAGCATGGACACTGCTGCTATAGAACAGTCGATTTTTAACCAAATCAATAACTACAGGGCTTCCCAAGGGCTACCAGCGCTAACTCGTAATTCTGCCATCGATAATCAAGTTAGGCTTCACAGTAAGAACATGGCTAATGGTACAGTTTCCTTTGGGCATAGTGGATTTTCAGAACGTCTGAATGCAATCGATGTTTCTTACAGAGGAGCTGCTGAAAATGTCGCTTATAACCAGGGATATGGCGATCCTGCCACAAAAGCTGTTCAAGGCTGGCTCAAAAGTCCAGGGCATCTTGCCAATATCAGAGGTAATTATAATTTGACGGGGATTGGTGTCGCCAAAAACAGTCAAGGCGCAATCTACTTCACACAAATATTCATTCGCTCATAG
- a CDS encoding PetM family cytochrome b6-f complex subunit 7: protein MGGEILNAALLSFGLIFVGWGLGALLLKIQGGEE, encoded by the coding sequence ATGGGCGGCGAAATTTTGAATGCAGCTCTATTGTCTTTCGGTTTAATCTTCGTAGGCTGGGGCTTAGGCGCGTTGTTACTGAAAATTCAAGGCGGAGAAGAATAA